The stretch of DNA ATGATCGGTTTTGCCGCGCTGCTGTGTCATTTGTTTAAACTAAAATCGTTTGATACTCCTTACATGGTTCCTTTGTATCCGTTTCGGCGCAATAATTTTAAAGATAGTTTTATTCGTTCTCCTTTTAGTCAAATCAACAAAAGGCCGGATTTTTTGAAAGCTAAAGATACAATAAAATATACACAAAATGAAAAAATCCAAAAGAAGGAGGATATTAATGACGAATAAAACTATTGTGAAATTTGGTTTTGTTGTTTTATCGTTACTCCTGTCTGGATGTGTACCTCAAAATATTATTGACGAGGTATCTTTAATGCATAATATTGGATTCGACCGAGAGAAGAAACTGTTAAAAGGTATTGTAGTCTATCCTGATTATCAACAAGGTAATACGTCTTCTTTAATTTCTGCTGTTGCAACGAATCCTTCTAATTTACGTGAAGAACTTGGTTATAAATCTCAATATAAAGTAGAAATGGGGCAATTACGGGTAATTATTTTTGGAAATAAATTAAGTTCATTCGGTTTAGCTCAAATCCTGGATACCATTTGTAAAGACCCTCAAGTTGGCTTTGTCAGGATTGTCATTTCTAATGATTCACCGAGCAAAATACTCAAAAACACATTAAATGAGCGTCCACTTTACTTGATGAATTTAATCGACCAAAGCATGAAAAATGAAGGTATTCCCGAATCTAACATCCATACGACGTATGATCAATATTTTGGAAGTGGGATAGATATGTCCTTTCCCCTTCTAAAAGTAGACGCTAGCGAAAAAATTAAAGTGGATGGTGTGGGAATATTTAAAGAGGATAAATTAAAATATAAAATTTCAACTAAAGAGGCATTTTTATTAAAAGTAATGACTGATCGAAATAAAGTTGGAGTATATAATTTAAAACTTACCAAGAACGGTCGAAGCAGCTACATAGGTGTAAGATCACTTTATGGAAAACATAAAGTTAATATTATTAACGAAAACAATCGTGAAAAGGTAAAAATCAATCTAGTTCTAAATGTAGAACTAGGAGGTTTACCAGAATGGATGTCAGTTGAAAATGAGGACGATTTCAGGCTCATAAAGAATGAATTACAGAAATCAATTTCAAGTGATGCTGCAACACTTCTTAAAAATTTCCAAGCAAATACTGTGGATCCTATAGGCTTGGGCAGGATACACAGTATTAGTCATACAAAATGGTCTGAAGATGACTTTTATAAGAATATCTACCCTAAAATGACGTTTGATGTAAGTACGAACATAATCATTAGACATGCTGGAGTGGGAAAATAGTGAGCGTAAATGTAAAAGAACAATTCCAAGTATCTACTTTTTTTACTTTCTTTTTAGTTCACGCTTCACAAACTGGCATTGGCATTTTAAACTACCAAGCCGAAATCAGTAAATATGCAAAACAGGATGCCTGGATATCATTAATCATATCGGGAGTTTCTATTCATTTCATCCTTTTTATCATCTTTAAAATGTTAGATTCCCAAAATAACGATTTAGTAGCTGTTCACCAGTACTGTTTTGGACGGGTCTTCGGAAGTGTGCTCTCCATACTGGTTTTATGCTATTTCTGGCTTGCCTCGTTTACCGTTTTTCGAACGTATATTGTAGTGATACAAACATGGGTTTATCCGACAATTAAAACTTGGCAGCTGAGCATCATATTCGGTGTTCTGTTATTTTATATCGTATCAAGTGGATTCCGTATATTAACAGGCTTCAGCTTCTGGGGAGTCATATTACCATCTTTATTATTTGTACTCATATATTTCCCCATGAAACATATGAACTACATCTATTTACTGCCCGTTTTCAGTCATCCTATCAAGGATATACTCTTATCTGCAAAGTCTTCAACTTTGCTTTTTCTCGGGTTTGAGTGGTTATTAATGTACTACCCCTTTATTAAAGGCTCATCAAAAATACCTAAATGGGCATACTTCGGAAATTTATATACGATCCTTGTCTACCTGATCGTAACATTTATTTCATTTCTCTATTTTAATCAAGATGTTATTGAACAGCTACCATGGGCTACTCTAATGATGGTGAAAATAGTCCATTTTAGTTTTATGGAAAGATTTGAATATGTATTTATTTTTATTTGGCTATTAGTCATCATACCTCCAATGTGTATATCTATGTGGGCTTGTACTAGAATAGCCAAAAGAACATTTTCAATTCCGCCGAAAGGTTCTTTGCTATTTTTTATTCTTTTAAGCATTATTGCTTCCATAAGTTTGAAAGATATTGAAAGTGTAGATAAGGTTAGTGATATTGCTTCAAATGTCGGATTTGTATTTATTTATATATACATACCTCTGCTTTTTATTTCAAAGCAAATTAAGGATCGTTTCTCAAAGAGGAAGATTATAAGTGGTTAGTCCTTTTTTGTGTATAGGAAAAAATCCCTGAAATTGTTCAGGGATTTTTCTTTTTCAGATAAAGAAAATAACGATGAAATAATGTTGTACCGCATTATTTTAAACCTCATTTTGATTTTCCTGTATTAACCAGTTCTACATGTACTTTAACTTTAATATTCAAGCTTGAGTAGATTTTTTCCCATTTCATCTTGTTCCATCTTTCATATGATAACCGATTACGTACCAGTGTTCCTATTCCGATAGGATCTGTTTGATATTTTTGTAATTTGGTTAATAGCTTTTTTGAATTAGTAATTAAATAATTTTCAACCTGTTTCTCGAGTTGTCTTTGATACTTTTCTTCACTTAAATCGATTTCACCAGTGTATTCTAGGACGCTTCCTTTTAAATCTACTATTACTTCGACCATCATATTCTTTGTTTTACTAGTGTTCACTTTTTTATCATTATTAGAGTTAATATTTCTTAAGAAGAGTTGCTCATTTTTCCCTGACTTATCATCATTAATACTAATCATTAAATTTCCATTTTTAATGTCTCCATTTAGAAAGTTAAGAATCTGTGTTTCACTTAAAGTTAGGCGTGTAACATATTGATCTCCTTTAAAAGAACCTAATCCTTTTAATTCAATGTTCTCGCCTATATATGAAAAAATTGGTAAAACTGGATCAATACCATCGTCGTAATAATCTCTTAAAAAACGATATTTATCAGTATTTAAAACTTTATTTTGTGTGCCTAATTTCTCGATGAACGTATAAAGGTATTCAGCATTATCTGGAATAGAGGGCATCTTTTTTTTTAGTAGTTCTTCGCCTTTTCCCTCCACAATCGCAAATTTAACACGAGTTCCAACTTCTGGATCCCTTGTAAACGACTTAACAATTTTTATAAGTCCCTTTTTTGACAATTCTTCTCCAAAGAGAATCGTAGTCTGCCCCCCAACTAGCTTTAAATTTGTTGAATTTTGAAGTTTGATGAAGGTTTCATGAGATGATTTTCCATTAGCAGTCAGGGTCTTAGTACCAGCTTTTCCTTCTTTAGAAACAGTTGGAAAAAGGACCGTTGTCTTTATTGGATTTTTTCCACTTTCAGACAGATCGTAGGCAACAGATTCAATTATTGCTAAATCTTCAATAACATTACTTGCTCCACAACCTGTTAAAAACAAACAACATAATACGTTCAAAACAGTAAGTTTATTTTGCATTATTTATCCCCTTATGGTTCCTAAGAATTTGAATAAAAAGGATGCATAGCACAAAAATTGGTAATGCCCAAGCAATGCCAATACCGCAATAACTCAGCCACTTTAACCATTTCTCGACATCCACCAAGGAATCTTGGATCAAAGCGAGGATTAATCCACATGTTAGTATTATGAATAACCAAAAATCAGGCTTAATACTTTTAATCATATTTCCCAAAATTTGCTGAGCTCCCCAGAAATATAGTGCCATTATAGATAATATCTTGAACGCTAAAACGGAAAAACAGAGATTTTCTGCTCTTGTAAGGAATGCAACTTCTGTATATTCAAACAATGTCATAACTGGGAATATATCATTTAATATTTGAGCGAAGCTAAAAAAGCCAAAGCAGATAAAGGTAATAATGAAATAGACCATTGTGGATAGAAAATTCCCTATAAAAAGAGCCTTTGTCCACTTTTTTTCTACCATAGGGAAAAAAAGGATAGAAACTTCAAAACCCAAAAAGGCTGAATAAACATCAAGTGCCCCCTTAAAAAAATCTGTTTCTCCTTTAAAAATGAAAGTCGTATAACGTGCAAATTCAAATTCTGGAATAAGATAAAATAGCAAAAAAATCATCGGTTGTAAGATTGCGCATAGAACTACAATGGCTTTAGCCATCTTGTAGATGCCACCTCTTAATAATTGAAAACTAAGAAAAATAAAGAACATAATAAAAAGTGAGGCAGGTAAAGCTGGGAAAAACATCATTTTATATATGTAGATATATGCACTCATAATCATGCTTGCCAATCCAATCCAAACACCAATGATAAACAAATAGAAGGGCACCATTACCCATTTGGGAACCGTGACTTCAATGATTTCAAACATGGACCTTCCTTTACCCAGCTTATAAATGATCGCAATCATCATAATATTAATATTAACGAATACGAAAATGAAAATAATACTTAACCAGCCATTCGTGCCGAAATTTTCCGCAACTAATCGAGGTAAACTATACAAGACTAGACCATTTTGAATCATATAGATTAGTATAGATATTTGAAGCGGATGGAGTCGTTCCTTCATATTATCACCATTAACTCCTCTCTTTTTCGAAATCGTTTTGCATCGATGGCTGCCCCTTCTTTATTATATTAAATGGCCCTCTTATAATACTTTCCATCCAATCTTTGAGAAAGGTAGGAGAAATCGGCATAAAATAAGGTGAAGATAAATTTGTTAATCCTGTTAAATGAATGATTATTATACCTAAAGCGAAAAAAATCCCAATATTCCCCATAAATCCTGCCATTAAAATAAAAAGGAACCGAACGATTCTAATGGAGGAACTCATAATATAACTTGGGACTATGAATGAAGCAATGGCCGAAACTGCTACAACAATTATTAAAATATTGCTAGTAATCCCTGCTTCAACAGCTGCCTGGCCAATCACAATACCGCCTACAATTCCAATTGTTTGACCAATTTTAGTAGGAAGTCTCGCACCCGCCTCCCTTAGCAGTTCAATTACAATTTCTAAAAATATAGCTTCAATGATAGGCGGAAATGGTACTCTGCTCCTAGACTGCATAATGCTTTGAAGCAGGGATTGTGGAATCATTTCGAAATGATAAGTGCATATAGAGACATAAAAAGCTGTGAGTATTAATGTTATAAATAAGGCTAGGTAACGTAGAATTCTAACCCCAGTTCCTAAAATCCAACGTTGATTATAGTCATCTGGGGACTTAAAAAAATCAAAGAAACTAGAAGGAGTACAAAAAATGTTTGGACTATCATCGGTAAGTCCGATTATCTTTCCAGAATATAGTTTTGCCACAGCTACATCAGGTCTTTCAGTGGTATAAAATTGTGGGAATGGTGAATATTGATAATCATCAATTATTTGAATCAAAACATTGGAGTCAGGGATGGAATCAACTTTTACTGATTGAATCCTCTCTTTTAGCTGATTTACAATATCCATTTTTGCAATACCCTCAATATAGATTAAAAGTACTTTTGTTTTTGAAATTTCTCCAACAGATAACTGAATCATTTTTAAGCGGGGACTTCTGACTCTTCGTCTAATCAACGAAACATTCGTTTTTAATGCCTCATTAAATGAATCATGTGGTCCATTTATTACAGACTCTGTTTCTGACTGTGAAATGGAACGTTCTTCTAATCCAGCAACATTTATTAGATAGGAATTCTCCCCAGCGAACATAGACACATTACCATCTAATATTCCTTTTATTACTTTTTCGTGATTATTTTCTTGTTTAAACAATGATTGTTGAAAAGATTGTTCTAAATTATGAATTGACATTTCTCTTAATGGTGAAAGTATTTCCCACTCTAATGTGTTGGAATCAACTAATGAATTTAAATAAACGATGTGGATTTCGTCATGATTAAATGAACGATGAACAAGATCAAAACTATCGCCAAAGTCTGATAGTGTCTTTTGGTAGGTTGCTTTAGTAATTGATTTTTCATTAGAAGCTTGTTTATTACTACTCAAATGATGCTTATTATTTATATGATTAGAATCCGTCTTTTCTTGAAAGACCATCTTTTTAACTATAGCTCGTAAGCGACCCATTCAAGTTCCTTCCTTTTAACCGATATAATTTCTATTATTTACTATTAATTTTTCAAATATGTATATAGACACCTTTACAATATATCTAGACTTCCTTATATATTACATGCTTTGAAATAGTATTATAAATTCACAAACCCTTAAATAAAAAAAATGACCAACAAAATAGCAACTAATTTGTCGGTCATTTTAAATTACATTTTATAATGTCTATGGTGCTACCTCGATTTTGTGGATGTCGGTTTCTTCATTGGATTCTTTCAAATACTCTAATACTCGCTAGGCACTATTGAGAGCCACAAAAGGAGACGTTAATGGCACGCCATTTTTATACTTTAAAATCTTTTTCTTTATGAAGAGGCAAAACTTTTACCGTTTAGATAATACGCGGACTCCTGAAAGGTGCTGAAAGCGACTTCTACCTCAGGAATTCCGAGTGCGTGAATATGTTTGGTTACAATTTTGGCAAATTGGTCCTGAATCTCCTGACCGCGTTCGAACCATTTTACTTCAATCAATGGGTATCCTTGAACTTCATCACCAGCAAACACATAGGTTGATTGGACAATTTCTAAGGTAAAATTGTCCGTTCCACATGCACATAAATCCGCTAATTCTTGAACGAATAAAGTACTAATTGTTTTTACCTGATCAACTGTAACCCCTCTAATAATTATATGTGGCATACAAATCCTCCTTGATTTGACTGATGAATTTTAATAAATTGGTGGTTCCTGGCTCTTATTTCTTATACTCGAGAAATGTGGATTAAACACTAGCCCATTATTTTATTTCCCACAGCATTTTTTATATTTTTTTCCGCTGCCGCATGGGCATGGATCATTTCGACCTACTTTAGGTTCCTTTTCTACAGGTACGTTTCATGAAGTACAGTTTCTTGGATTAAAGGATCACTGCTAAGTAAGTGTGGTTTAATCTTTTCTAAAAATGACATGTTAATATTCCTTTCCATTCTATTCTCGAATAAACCAAACCTTCGATATTACATTATCATTTACTTCATAAATAGCCATTAAGCTCATACTTTCTCCTGTTATTCCATTGGTTGCAATTTCCCAATCGATGACTTTATTACCAACGATCGAACGATTTTTTAATTCCGCAAACATTTTCTTCTTGAAGGTTTCAGTATACCTTTCGATTAGCGCCTGTTTGCCACTTAATGTAAGTGTATTATCCGGGAAGGTATAAACCGTAATATCGTCGGAATATGTACTAGCGAAGCCTTCTATATCTTGAGTGTTGTAAAATTCTATTTGCTGTTGGACTACTTTTTCAATGGACATTATTCGACTCCCTTCTAATTTTTTGTAATATTATTTTATAGTACTTCTGCCTTTTGGTACACTCTCCCTTATTATATCGTAAAAATGGATAAATTTATAAATCGTAGTTAACCACACATATCTCCCCTTTTCATCAAATGATTGTTTGAAATCAGTCATTTTTAAAAAAGTGGGTCCATTGTTTAAAGTTAACAGTTCTCAATAACCTTCACATATGATAGTCTAAAATTATCAATATTTACCAGTTATAAACTATTGAAAGCTGGGTAAAAGGTGCTTTTAGAAATACTAGAGAGTATTGGTTAACAATGGCTGGGATTATTCGGGGGATGCCCGACGAAGGTCGAATTAATAGAAACATAGAGATTTTAAAATCTAAAGAATGGTTTTTAAAAATGTACCAAAACAATGAAGAATTCTCTTTAAAAGATGAAACCGTTCGATACAAAATTGGTTGGACGAATGTTAAAAAAGCATTAAAAACTTATAAAGGGACATATAAGCTAAAAAAGAAAATACATGAAGCCATAAATATTACAAAAAGTTTATGGGAGGTAGCATTTGAGAACTGATTTTACTAATTGGCTACCTATTTTCGTGAAAGAAATAAATCAAGTCTTCTCTAATATACCTGCTTTTTGGTGTGTTGCAGGAGGAGAAGCATTGGATTTACATTTGGGTAAAAAAAGTAGAGAACATAGCGATATTGATGTGGTTATTTACCGGGAGCAGCAACAAGATGTTTATCAGTCTTTATCTAGTGATTGGGTATTGTATAAAGCTGGTGGCGGAAAGGTCGTTCCTTGGAAAGATGGGGAATATTTAGATTCCATAAATGATGTATGGGTAAGTAAGAATGCAAATTCACCATGGTCTTTTCAAATTATGTTATTAGATAGTGTCCATGATAATTGGATCTATAGAAGAGAAAGATCCATTAAAAAACTAAAGAGTAGTATCTATTTAAGAACGAGTGTTGGCATCCCCTATTTAAAGCCAGAAATTCAACTTCTATACAAGGCTGGGTCTTCGAAAGTTAGAGAAAAAGATTTTATGGATTTTCAAACCGTGCTCCCTTTCCTATCAACACAAGAAAAAAATTGGCTTAAGCATTCTCTTCAAAAGCAATTTCCAG from Neobacillus sp. CF12 encodes:
- a CDS encoding Ger(x)C family spore germination protein, which produces MTNKTIVKFGFVVLSLLLSGCVPQNIIDEVSLMHNIGFDREKKLLKGIVVYPDYQQGNTSSLISAVATNPSNLREELGYKSQYKVEMGQLRVIIFGNKLSSFGLAQILDTICKDPQVGFVRIVISNDSPSKILKNTLNERPLYLMNLIDQSMKNEGIPESNIHTTYDQYFGSGIDMSFPLLKVDASEKIKVDGVGIFKEDKLKYKISTKEAFLLKVMTDRNKVGVYNLKLTKNGRSSYIGVRSLYGKHKVNIINENNREKVKINLVLNVELGGLPEWMSVENEDDFRLIKNELQKSISSDAATLLKNFQANTVDPIGLGRIHSISHTKWSEDDFYKNIYPKMTFDVSTNIIIRHAGVGK
- a CDS encoding GerAB/ArcD/ProY family transporter encodes the protein MSVNVKEQFQVSTFFTFFLVHASQTGIGILNYQAEISKYAKQDAWISLIISGVSIHFILFIIFKMLDSQNNDLVAVHQYCFGRVFGSVLSILVLCYFWLASFTVFRTYIVVIQTWVYPTIKTWQLSIIFGVLLFYIVSSGFRILTGFSFWGVILPSLLFVLIYFPMKHMNYIYLLPVFSHPIKDILLSAKSSTLLFLGFEWLLMYYPFIKGSSKIPKWAYFGNLYTILVYLIVTFISFLYFNQDVIEQLPWATLMMVKIVHFSFMERFEYVFIFIWLLVIIPPMCISMWACTRIAKRTFSIPPKGSLLFFILLSIIASISLKDIESVDKVSDIASNVGFVFIYIYIPLLFISKQIKDRFSKRKIISG
- a CDS encoding Ger(x)C family spore germination protein, yielding MQNKLTVLNVLCCLFLTGCGASNVIEDLAIIESVAYDLSESGKNPIKTTVLFPTVSKEGKAGTKTLTANGKSSHETFIKLQNSTNLKLVGGQTTILFGEELSKKGLIKIVKSFTRDPEVGTRVKFAIVEGKGEELLKKKMPSIPDNAEYLYTFIEKLGTQNKVLNTDKYRFLRDYYDDGIDPVLPIFSYIGENIELKGLGSFKGDQYVTRLTLSETQILNFLNGDIKNGNLMISINDDKSGKNEQLFLRNINSNNDKKVNTSKTKNMMVEVIVDLKGSVLEYTGEIDLSEEKYQRQLEKQVENYLITNSKKLLTKLQKYQTDPIGIGTLVRNRLSYERWNKMKWEKIYSSLNIKVKVHVELVNTGKSK
- a CDS encoding GerAB/ArcD/ProY family transporter codes for the protein MKERLHPLQISILIYMIQNGLVLYSLPRLVAENFGTNGWLSIIFIFVFVNINIMMIAIIYKLGKGRSMFEIIEVTVPKWVMVPFYLFIIGVWIGLASMIMSAYIYIYKMMFFPALPASLFIMFFIFLSFQLLRGGIYKMAKAIVVLCAILQPMIFLLFYLIPEFEFARYTTFIFKGETDFFKGALDVYSAFLGFEVSILFFPMVEKKWTKALFIGNFLSTMVYFIITFICFGFFSFAQILNDIFPVMTLFEYTEVAFLTRAENLCFSVLAFKILSIMALYFWGAQQILGNMIKSIKPDFWLFIILTCGLILALIQDSLVDVEKWLKWLSYCGIGIAWALPIFVLCILFIQILRNHKGINNAK
- a CDS encoding spore germination protein, whose translation is MGRLRAIVKKMVFQEKTDSNHINNKHHLSSNKQASNEKSITKATYQKTLSDFGDSFDLVHRSFNHDEIHIVYLNSLVDSNTLEWEILSPLREMSIHNLEQSFQQSLFKQENNHEKVIKGILDGNVSMFAGENSYLINVAGLEERSISQSETESVINGPHDSFNEALKTNVSLIRRRVRSPRLKMIQLSVGEISKTKVLLIYIEGIAKMDIVNQLKERIQSVKVDSIPDSNVLIQIIDDYQYSPFPQFYTTERPDVAVAKLYSGKIIGLTDDSPNIFCTPSSFFDFFKSPDDYNQRWILGTGVRILRYLALFITLILTAFYVSICTYHFEMIPQSLLQSIMQSRSRVPFPPIIEAIFLEIVIELLREAGARLPTKIGQTIGIVGGIVIGQAAVEAGITSNILIIVVAVSAIASFIVPSYIMSSSIRIVRFLFILMAGFMGNIGIFFALGIIIIHLTGLTNLSSPYFMPISPTFLKDWMESIIRGPFNIIKKGQPSMQNDFEKERS
- a CDS encoding DUF1904 family protein, with translation MPHIIIRGVTVDQVKTISTLFVQELADLCACGTDNFTLEIVQSTYVFAGDEVQGYPLIEVKWFERGQEIQDQFAKIVTKHIHALGIPEVEVAFSTFQESAYYLNGKSFASS
- a CDS encoding nuclear transport factor 2 family protein; the encoded protein is MSIEKVVQQQIEFYNTQDIEGFASTYSDDITVYTFPDNTLTLSGKQALIERYTETFKKKMFAELKNRSIVGNKVIDWEIATNGITGESMSLMAIYEVNDNVISKVWFIRE